Proteins co-encoded in one Cuculus canorus isolate bCucCan1 chromosome 22, bCucCan1.pri, whole genome shotgun sequence genomic window:
- the TEKT2 gene encoding tektin-2 isoform X1 has translation MTKHKPLLLSFSPQIHEMATLSTKPGQRFSVPDWHTNSNLISADAQHQRSASHQVRQEARALRNETNNQAKWEEHNNRTRLTERINSVNRWKETLDKCLADTDAEITALTKVKEMAERAVQAKNLCLDVAIECLTLRESRRAIDVVRDPVEEELHKEVKVIEKAKKELQQRVSEAFEQLCLLQEARQQLSFDQRCKVETLELDRTCLSLSVNSPNISFKVNPTRVPNGSTTLDEWELNSLRNKKHAEAETNASTLLREVTLLAIAQTNNELEAQREATSFALRKRISDLERALDELKWQEKNTLEEIAEMEEDIPRLEKDLQRKMQDLKVAHTRLETRTCRPNVELCRDEVQYGLTDEVHQLEKSIRALQQKLAESQSALNALYRQLYRIQTDIGYKTNSLVLDNKCVECRRKLVVPAEKCMPDFEAFNRSVNHTLSPLQSGQLELG, from the exons ATGACTAAACACAAGCcccttctgctctctttcagtCCTCAGATCCACGAGATGGCCACGCTGAGCACAAAGCCAGGACAGCGGTTCTCAGTGCCGGACTGGCACACCAACTCCAACCTCATCTCAGCTGATGCTCAACACCAACGTTCTGCTTCCCACCAAGTCCGTCAGGAAGCCCGAGCTCTCCGCAATGAAACCAACAACCAG GCAAAATGGGAGGAGCACAACAACAGAACTCGCCTGACTGAACGTATCAACAGCGTGAACAGATGGAAGGAGACCCTGGACAAATGCCTTGCAGATACAGATGCGGAAATCACTGCCTTGACCAAA GTGAAGGAAATGGCAGAACGTGCTGTCCAGGCAAAGAACTTGTGTTTGGATGTTGCCATTGAGTGCCTGACGCTCCGTGAGAGCCGTCGCGCCATCGATGTGGTGAGGGATCCTGTGGAGGAGGAGCTGCACAAGGAGGTGAAGGTGATagaaaaagccaagaaagaaCTGCAGCAGAGAGTGAGCGAAGCCTTCGAACAGCTCTG cctcttACAGGAAGCTCGCCAGCAGCTGAGCTTTGACCAGCGCTGCAAGGTAGAAACACTGGAACTAGATCGCACCTGCTTGTCTCTCAGCGTGAACTCTCCAAACATCTCCTTCAAGGTCAACCCGACGCGGGTCCCGAACGG ATCGACTACGCTTGATGAGTGGGAACTGAACAGCCTGCGCAACAAGAAGCATGCTGAGGCAGAAACCAATGCCTCCACCTTGCTCCGAGAAGTGACACTGCTGGCCATTGCCCAG acaAACAACGAGCTGGAGGCTCAGCGTGAAGCTACCAGCTTTGCCTTGCGCAAGAGGATTAGTGACCTGGAAAGAGCCCTCGATGAGCTGAAGTGGCAGGAGAAGAAC ACCCTGGAGGAAATTGCTGAGATGGAAGAGGACATCCCGCGCTTGGAGAAAGATCTTCAGAGGAAAATGCAAGATCTAAAAGTGGCACACACCCGCCTGGAGACCCGCACGTGTCGGCCCAATGTGGAGCTCTGCCGCGATGAG GTCCAGTATGGGCTAACGGATGAGGTCCACCAGCTGGAAAAATCGATCCGTGCGCTCCAACAGAAGCTAGCAGAGTCGCA GTCTGCCTTGAACGCTCTTTACAGGCAACTCTATCGCATTCAGACAGATATTGGCTATAAAACCAATTCGCTGGTGCTGGACAACAAGTGCGTGGAGTGCCGCAGAAAGCTTGTGGTCCCTGCTGAGAAATGTATGCCAGATTTTGAAGCTTTCAACCGGAGCGTGAACCATACACTCTCCCCTCTGCAGAGtgggcagctggagctgggttAG
- the TEKT2 gene encoding tektin-2 isoform X3 produces MATLSTKPGQRFSVPDWHTNSNLISADAQHQRSASHQVRQEARALRNETNNQAKWEEHNNRTRLTERINSVNRWKETLDKCLADTDAEITALTKVKEMAERAVQAKNLCLDVAIECLTLRESRRAIDVVRDPVEEELHKEVKVIEKAKKELQQRVSEAFEQLCLLQEARQQLSFDQRCKVETLELDRTCLSLSVNSPNISFKVNPTRVPNGSTTLDEWELNSLRNKKHAEAETNASTLLREVTLLAIAQTNNELEAQREATSFALRKRISDLERALDELKWQEKNTLEEIAEMEEDIPRLEKDLQRKMQDLKVAHTRLETRTCRPNVELCRDEVQYGLTDEVHQLEKSIRALQQKLAESQSALNALYRQLYRIQTDIGYKTNSLVLDNKCVECRRKLVVPAEKCMPDFEAFNRSVNHTLSPLQSGQLELG; encoded by the exons ATGGCCACGCTGAGCACAAAGCCAGGACAGCGGTTCTCAGTGCCGGACTGGCACACCAACTCCAACCTCATCTCAGCTGATGCTCAACACCAACGTTCTGCTTCCCACCAAGTCCGTCAGGAAGCCCGAGCTCTCCGCAATGAAACCAACAACCAG GCAAAATGGGAGGAGCACAACAACAGAACTCGCCTGACTGAACGTATCAACAGCGTGAACAGATGGAAGGAGACCCTGGACAAATGCCTTGCAGATACAGATGCGGAAATCACTGCCTTGACCAAA GTGAAGGAAATGGCAGAACGTGCTGTCCAGGCAAAGAACTTGTGTTTGGATGTTGCCATTGAGTGCCTGACGCTCCGTGAGAGCCGTCGCGCCATCGATGTGGTGAGGGATCCTGTGGAGGAGGAGCTGCACAAGGAGGTGAAGGTGATagaaaaagccaagaaagaaCTGCAGCAGAGAGTGAGCGAAGCCTTCGAACAGCTCTG cctcttACAGGAAGCTCGCCAGCAGCTGAGCTTTGACCAGCGCTGCAAGGTAGAAACACTGGAACTAGATCGCACCTGCTTGTCTCTCAGCGTGAACTCTCCAAACATCTCCTTCAAGGTCAACCCGACGCGGGTCCCGAACGG ATCGACTACGCTTGATGAGTGGGAACTGAACAGCCTGCGCAACAAGAAGCATGCTGAGGCAGAAACCAATGCCTCCACCTTGCTCCGAGAAGTGACACTGCTGGCCATTGCCCAG acaAACAACGAGCTGGAGGCTCAGCGTGAAGCTACCAGCTTTGCCTTGCGCAAGAGGATTAGTGACCTGGAAAGAGCCCTCGATGAGCTGAAGTGGCAGGAGAAGAAC ACCCTGGAGGAAATTGCTGAGATGGAAGAGGACATCCCGCGCTTGGAGAAAGATCTTCAGAGGAAAATGCAAGATCTAAAAGTGGCACACACCCGCCTGGAGACCCGCACGTGTCGGCCCAATGTGGAGCTCTGCCGCGATGAG GTCCAGTATGGGCTAACGGATGAGGTCCACCAGCTGGAAAAATCGATCCGTGCGCTCCAACAGAAGCTAGCAGAGTCGCA GTCTGCCTTGAACGCTCTTTACAGGCAACTCTATCGCATTCAGACAGATATTGGCTATAAAACCAATTCGCTGGTGCTGGACAACAAGTGCGTGGAGTGCCGCAGAAAGCTTGTGGTCCCTGCTGAGAAATGTATGCCAGATTTTGAAGCTTTCAACCGGAGCGTGAACCATACACTCTCCCCTCTGCAGAGtgggcagctggagctgggttAG
- the ADPRS gene encoding ADP-ribosylhydrolase ARH3 — MAAAKMAAPTSSGSGSGWVSAPRPGLARFRGCLVGALLGDCLGAVFEGKSVVKLPELLRFLKGLETVEEEEAGEALSYTDDTAMSRSVVQSLLAKREFDEVDMAKRFAEEYKKEPDRGYGMAVINVFKKLLSPKCNDVFEPARAQFNGKGSYGNGGAMRVAGISLAYSDVQDVKKFAKLSAELTHANSLGYNGAILQALAVHLALQGKLSKETFLEQLISHMEDVEADDKSLTDARALGFEDLPFSRRLKKIKEFLELSSVPKADVLFELGNGIAALRSVPTAIYSFLRCMEADPDIPDHYNNLQRTIIYCISLGGDTDTIATMAGAIAGAYYGEEQIPPSWEQSCEAFQETLKLASSLYELYCQRL; from the exons ATGGCGGCggccaagatggcggcgcccACCAGCTCGGGCTCTGGGAGCGGTTGGGTCTCAGCGCCTCGTCCCGGGCTCGCTCGATTCCGGGGTTGTTTGGTCGGAGCGTTGTTGGGTGACTGTTTGGGAGCTGTGTTTGAAGGGAAGAGCGTGGTGAAGCTGCCGGAGTTGCTGCGGTTCCTGAAGGGATTGGAAAcggtggaggaggaggaggctggag AGGCGCTTTCGTACACAGATGACACGGCCATGAGCAGGTCGGTGGTGCAGTCCCTGCTAGCCAAGCGAGAGTTCGACGAGGTTGATATGGCCAAGAG GTTTGCTGAGGAGTACAAGAAAGAACCTGACAGGGGCTACGGGATGGCTGTTATCAACGTCTTCAAGAAGCTTCTGAGCCCCAAGTGCAATGATGTATTTGAACCAGCGAGAGCCCAGTTTAATGGGAAGGGCTCCTATGGCAACGGTGGGGCCATGAGGGTGGCAGGCATCTCCCTCGCGTATTCCGACGTCCAGGATGTTAAAAAG tttgcGAAGCTGAGTGCTGAGTTGACCCACGCCAACTCACTGGGTTACAACGGCGCCATCCTGCAGGCCCTGGCCGTGCACCTTGCCCTGCAGGGAAAGCTCAGCAAGGAGACCTTCCTGGAGCAGCTCATTAGCCACATGGAAGATGTCGAGGCAGATGACAAGTCTCTGACTGACGCCCGAGC gcTGGGATTTGAGGATTTACCATTTTCAAGGcgtctaaagaaaataaaggaatttctGGAGCTCAGCAGTGTTCCCAAAGCAGATGTATTGTTTGAATTAG GCAATGGCATCGCTGCTTTGCGGTCTGTCCCTACTGCGATTTACTCCTTCCTGCGCTGTATGGAAGCTGACCCGGATATTCCCGATCACTACAACAACCTGCAGAGGACCATCATCTACTGCATCTCTCTGGGAGGAGACACAGACACCATCGCGACCATGGCAGGAGCCATTGCAGGGGCCTATTATGGGGAGGAGCAGATACCCCcaagctgggagcagagctgtgaagCTTTTCAAGAGACGCTGAAACTGGCCAGTAGCTTGTATGAACTCTACTGCCAGCGGCTCTGA
- the TEKT2 gene encoding tektin-2 isoform X2, with product MWVPSPQIHEMATLSTKPGQRFSVPDWHTNSNLISADAQHQRSASHQVRQEARALRNETNNQAKWEEHNNRTRLTERINSVNRWKETLDKCLADTDAEITALTKVKEMAERAVQAKNLCLDVAIECLTLRESRRAIDVVRDPVEEELHKEVKVIEKAKKELQQRVSEAFEQLCLLQEARQQLSFDQRCKVETLELDRTCLSLSVNSPNISFKVNPTRVPNGSTTLDEWELNSLRNKKHAEAETNASTLLREVTLLAIAQTNNELEAQREATSFALRKRISDLERALDELKWQEKNTLEEIAEMEEDIPRLEKDLQRKMQDLKVAHTRLETRTCRPNVELCRDEVQYGLTDEVHQLEKSIRALQQKLAESQSALNALYRQLYRIQTDIGYKTNSLVLDNKCVECRRKLVVPAEKCMPDFEAFNRSVNHTLSPLQSGQLELG from the exons ATGTGGGTGCCCAG tCCTCAGATCCACGAGATGGCCACGCTGAGCACAAAGCCAGGACAGCGGTTCTCAGTGCCGGACTGGCACACCAACTCCAACCTCATCTCAGCTGATGCTCAACACCAACGTTCTGCTTCCCACCAAGTCCGTCAGGAAGCCCGAGCTCTCCGCAATGAAACCAACAACCAG GCAAAATGGGAGGAGCACAACAACAGAACTCGCCTGACTGAACGTATCAACAGCGTGAACAGATGGAAGGAGACCCTGGACAAATGCCTTGCAGATACAGATGCGGAAATCACTGCCTTGACCAAA GTGAAGGAAATGGCAGAACGTGCTGTCCAGGCAAAGAACTTGTGTTTGGATGTTGCCATTGAGTGCCTGACGCTCCGTGAGAGCCGTCGCGCCATCGATGTGGTGAGGGATCCTGTGGAGGAGGAGCTGCACAAGGAGGTGAAGGTGATagaaaaagccaagaaagaaCTGCAGCAGAGAGTGAGCGAAGCCTTCGAACAGCTCTG cctcttACAGGAAGCTCGCCAGCAGCTGAGCTTTGACCAGCGCTGCAAGGTAGAAACACTGGAACTAGATCGCACCTGCTTGTCTCTCAGCGTGAACTCTCCAAACATCTCCTTCAAGGTCAACCCGACGCGGGTCCCGAACGG ATCGACTACGCTTGATGAGTGGGAACTGAACAGCCTGCGCAACAAGAAGCATGCTGAGGCAGAAACCAATGCCTCCACCTTGCTCCGAGAAGTGACACTGCTGGCCATTGCCCAG acaAACAACGAGCTGGAGGCTCAGCGTGAAGCTACCAGCTTTGCCTTGCGCAAGAGGATTAGTGACCTGGAAAGAGCCCTCGATGAGCTGAAGTGGCAGGAGAAGAAC ACCCTGGAGGAAATTGCTGAGATGGAAGAGGACATCCCGCGCTTGGAGAAAGATCTTCAGAGGAAAATGCAAGATCTAAAAGTGGCACACACCCGCCTGGAGACCCGCACGTGTCGGCCCAATGTGGAGCTCTGCCGCGATGAG GTCCAGTATGGGCTAACGGATGAGGTCCACCAGCTGGAAAAATCGATCCGTGCGCTCCAACAGAAGCTAGCAGAGTCGCA GTCTGCCTTGAACGCTCTTTACAGGCAACTCTATCGCATTCAGACAGATATTGGCTATAAAACCAATTCGCTGGTGCTGGACAACAAGTGCGTGGAGTGCCGCAGAAAGCTTGTGGTCCCTGCTGAGAAATGTATGCCAGATTTTGAAGCTTTCAACCGGAGCGTGAACCATACACTCTCCCCTCTGCAGAGtgggcagctggagctgggttAG